Proteins encoded by one window of Rutidosis leptorrhynchoides isolate AG116_Rl617_1_P2 chromosome 7, CSIRO_AGI_Rlap_v1, whole genome shotgun sequence:
- the LOC139860355 gene encoding uncharacterized protein, protein MWVKWIHSYKLPDRNVSEVDNGNLSSYAWGKLLSIRRIIRPFIIQKVGNGERTSTWYDTWCDFRNLGEVISFRDITREGLNAATMVCDLISHNGLKWPYFRIQKYPLLPNISFSDVSQSNRVCWKLEDESLGDFSTKNAWESPRPQTHKVPWYSVVWFAQNIPRYECTVWLMIGEKLKTQEKLMH, encoded by the coding sequence ATGTGGGTAAAATGGATACATTCGTATAAACTTCCTGATCGCAATGTGTCGGAGGTAGACAATGGTAATTTGTCAAGTTATGCTTGGGGTAAACTGTTATCAATAAGGAGGATTATTCGTCCATTCATAATTCAAAAAGTAGGTAATGGTGAACGTACATCGACATGGTATGATACTTGGTGCGATTTTAGGAACCTTGGTGAAGTTATTTCCTTTCGCGATATTACACGAGAAGGTTTAAATGCTGCAACAATGGTATGTGACTTGATCAGCCATAATGGTTTGAAGTGGCCATATTTTAGGATTCAAAAATACCCTTTGCTTCCAAATATTAGTTTCTCGGATGTATCACAGTCTAATCGAGTTTGTTGGAAGCTAGAGGATGAGAGTTTAGGAGATTTTTCGACTAAGAATGCTTGGGAATCTCCTCGTCCACAAACTCATAAAGTCCCATGGTATTCTGTTGTTTGGTTCGCGCAAAATATCCCACGATATGAATGTACAGTTTGGCTAATGATTGGTGAAAAACTTAAAACTCAAGAGAAACTAATGCATTAG